One Ktedonobacteraceae bacterium genomic window carries:
- the secD gene encoding protein translocase subunit SecD codes for MRRGTLTLLLFIILLAACAAYIDWPNNPGINIGFLGYSNPLKVKEGLDLQGGVSVLLVPKNPQNYDSSALAENVAAARDQIEQRVNGGLGVNEPDIRVETINGIPSIAVELPGLNSGDPFAAVNSLLQTGTLEFWSTGPTQLQIGSTFDPSQYTAYNPGGQPQFTGKDLDANNIYVGQDTTGQPDINFEMKGDAVGKFYTFTQKNQYQYLTVTLDREVIESAVIQSAINGPGQITGRFTQQQAQQIVTLLKYGALPISFTPQSEQIVGPTLGQDSINKSEIAAAIGLGIVILFMLLYYRLPGLLADCALLLYAGTTFAVFKLVGVTLSLAGIAGFILSIGMAVDANVLIFERVKEELRAGRLLSSAIDIGWKRAWPSIRDSNCSTLITCAVLYAFGSNFGATIIVGFATTLFLGVLISMFTAVVVTRTFLNLLVPTGVVSHPALFGLPPGSIARATASLSRRNTTV; via the coding sequence ATGCGTCGAGGAACACTTACTCTCCTCCTGTTTATTATCTTGCTGGCGGCATGTGCGGCCTATATTGACTGGCCTAACAACCCCGGCATTAATATCGGCTTTCTAGGCTACAGTAATCCACTGAAGGTCAAGGAAGGACTCGATCTGCAAGGCGGCGTAAGCGTACTACTGGTACCCAAAAACCCGCAGAACTATGATTCATCTGCACTTGCAGAAAATGTTGCCGCCGCACGTGACCAGATCGAGCAGCGTGTGAATGGCGGGCTGGGCGTGAACGAGCCGGATATTCGTGTAGAGACGATTAACGGCATACCCAGCATTGCTGTTGAGTTGCCAGGACTCAATAGCGGCGACCCATTTGCAGCCGTCAATTCACTCCTGCAAACCGGTACGCTTGAGTTTTGGAGTACCGGCCCAACCCAGCTACAGATTGGATCAACTTTCGATCCTTCACAATACACGGCGTACAATCCCGGTGGCCAACCGCAATTCACTGGCAAAGATCTCGACGCCAACAACATTTACGTCGGGCAGGATACCACCGGGCAGCCGGATATCAACTTCGAGATGAAAGGTGATGCCGTCGGCAAATTCTACACCTTCACTCAGAAGAATCAATACCAGTATCTTACCGTGACGCTTGACCGCGAAGTTATCGAATCGGCGGTCATTCAAAGCGCCATCAATGGTCCCGGACAGATCACAGGCCGGTTCACCCAGCAGCAGGCCCAGCAAATTGTGACGTTGCTGAAGTATGGGGCGTTACCTATTTCGTTCACACCTCAAAGTGAGCAGATCGTTGGACCAACACTGGGCCAGGACTCTATCAACAAAAGCGAGATCGCAGCCGCCATCGGCCTGGGCATCGTCATCCTCTTCATGCTGCTCTACTACCGCCTGCCGGGATTGCTGGCCGACTGTGCGCTGCTGCTCTATGCCGGTACAACCTTTGCAGTCTTCAAACTGGTGGGCGTAACCCTTTCGTTGGCTGGTATTGCCGGGTTCATTCTTTCCATCGGTATGGCTGTAGATGCCAATGTACTCATCTTTGAACGAGTCAAGGAGGAATTGCGCGCCGGCAGGTTGCTATCTTCCGCCATTGATATCGGGTGGAAACGCGCGTGGCCATCAATTCGCGACTCCAACTGTTCGACGTTGATTACCTGCGCCGTCCTGTATGCCTTCGGCAGCAATTTTGGCGCCACTATCATCGTTGGCTTCGCCACCACCCTGTTCCTGGGTGTTTTGATCAGTATGTTTACCGCCGTCGTTGTGACACGCACCTTCCTGAATCTACTGGTGCCAACCGGCGTCGTCAGCCACCCCGCACTGTTTGGGCTTCCTCCTGGCTCTATTGCCAGGGCCACAGCCTCCCTGTCGCGGCGGAACACTACAGTTTAA
- a CDS encoding ABC transporter ATP-binding protein — protein sequence MDEMKTVEGATLQETNHRIVMDVRNITKSLPLGRERIDILRGITFQITGGEFVSIVGPSGSGKSTLLGIIAGLDNPSSGQVLIDGVDITKMSEGRLAEVRNNKIGMVFQAFNLIPTLTAQENVEVPLYVGKHKGSPSERAKELLNLVGLSHRLTHRPNQLSGGEQQRVAIARALATDPAFVIADEPTGNLDAKNGENVLKLIAYLRQETGKTFIIATHDPVVASHADRAIRIVDGQIASIDVIGGRITQ from the coding sequence ATGGATGAAATGAAGACCGTAGAGGGTGCTACTCTACAAGAGACGAACCATCGCATCGTTATGGATGTACGCAATATCACCAAGAGTTTGCCGTTGGGCCGTGAGAGGATCGATATCCTGCGCGGCATCACCTTTCAGATTACGGGCGGCGAATTTGTTTCGATTGTTGGCCCTTCTGGTTCGGGCAAGAGCACGCTGCTGGGCATCATTGCCGGATTGGACAATCCCAGCAGCGGCCAGGTCTTGATTGATGGGGTGGACATCACGAAGATGAGCGAGGGCAGGCTGGCCGAGGTGCGCAATAACAAAATCGGCATGGTGTTCCAGGCATTTAACCTGATCCCGACGCTGACGGCGCAGGAAAATGTCGAAGTGCCCCTCTACGTTGGCAAGCACAAGGGTTCCCCTTCCGAACGCGCCAAAGAACTGCTGAACCTGGTTGGACTCTCCCATCGCCTGACGCACCGCCCGAACCAACTCTCCGGCGGCGAGCAGCAGCGCGTGGCGATTGCGCGGGCACTGGCGACCGACCCTGCCTTTGTGATTGCCGATGAGCCGACGGGCAACCTGGATGCCAAAAATGGTGAAAATGTCCTCAAACTCATCGCCTACCTGCGCCAGGAGACCGGAAAAACTTTTATCATTGCTACCCATGACCCGGTTGTGGCTTCGCACGCCGACCGCGCCATTCGTATCGTCGATGGCCAGATTGCTTCGATTGATGTTATCGGTGGGAGAATCACGCAATAA
- a CDS encoding FtsX-like permease family protein, translating to MKASMYFNYTSRSLLRGGQRTILAIFCVAVGVMAIVALQLVGEMINGALTGNVRDANGGDIAVTSQSAPFNSSDLSFFDQLKSNGTITNYTAFYATNGSNGFASSITQSFQLLVVKPNTYPVVDAPTFNAPSNGSIPGLLQNDQVIVDQALADQYNKKVGDTMTLHVNGRQGGLTMPVKIAGIVQDNGSLAQNNDVMIISASDFQAANPNIPLVYTDVDITAPQANINQAVKDIQQKFPAANTQTAADALKNNQQQVDFIKKFLEIAGLLALLIGGVGIINTMQVLLSRRRIEIAMLKTTGYRRFDLYLLFGMEAAFLGLIGGVIGAGVAIGLSALIRILVENLFPVLIPFVLDPVIIGGGVLIGLVTALIFGLMPIVQAANIRPLNVIRELPEGNRAGNIALTAGLLLILSVLFCLLAIFILNDVGLGIGAVYGTFIFLAILSLFFGLVVFLISVLPVPEHFSPPYLALVIAGLVISALIFIPLPAFGGLLFVVSLMGIVIVLLPRSWKSSTKLALRNIGRQRARTTTTMLALFVGVFTIGLILVLGQDLRDKINSALANNLTYNVITLASGSEANGLQSQLNTIPGLDRSHYAQRTFAQVVPVAIDGTPLSSLVSSGNSSTGPGNLGREGTYGLLGSMEGFDVANNQLPTGITIKDGSNLNPSNAGQNSVLLNYLFEQLAPLKGHVHVGSTVTFASIDGKSVQTATVVGFYQSSGFNIQFGAVFATKNTVVSLSPAGNVTNIFYMKIDPNQVGKALNDIGRIAPNASVINLANIGDFVNQILNDFLIILVTIASLSLLAGVIIIANAVALAMLERRRELGILKSVGYTSRSVLSEVLIENGVIGGTGALLAMLLVTLATSLLGTFFFKTAFGVSAFIALGLIIGIALLAMAVAALVAWGAVRVRPLEVLRYE from the coding sequence ATGAAGGCTTCGATGTACTTCAACTATACTTCGCGTTCGTTGTTGCGGGGAGGGCAGCGGACAATCCTGGCGATCTTCTGTGTGGCCGTCGGCGTCATGGCGATTGTAGCCCTGCAATTAGTGGGAGAAATGATCAATGGCGCGCTGACAGGTAATGTGCGCGATGCCAATGGGGGTGATATTGCCGTCACTTCCCAATCGGCGCCGTTCAATTCAAGCGATCTCTCCTTTTTTGACCAGCTTAAGAGCAATGGAACTATCACCAACTACACAGCGTTTTATGCGACCAATGGTTCGAACGGCTTTGCTTCCTCGATCACGCAGTCATTTCAGTTGCTGGTCGTAAAACCCAATACCTATCCGGTAGTGGATGCACCTACCTTCAATGCGCCTTCTAATGGCAGCATCCCAGGTTTGTTGCAGAATGACCAGGTGATTGTTGACCAGGCGCTGGCCGACCAGTATAACAAAAAAGTGGGCGATACCATGACCCTGCACGTCAATGGCAGGCAGGGGGGCTTGACGATGCCCGTCAAGATTGCCGGTATCGTGCAGGATAATGGCTCACTGGCGCAGAACAATGATGTGATGATCATTTCCGCTAGCGATTTTCAGGCCGCCAATCCGAATATTCCTCTAGTGTATACTGATGTCGATATCACGGCTCCCCAGGCGAATATCAACCAGGCCGTCAAGGATATCCAGCAGAAGTTTCCTGCCGCCAACACGCAAACGGCAGCCGATGCTTTGAAGAATAACCAGCAGCAGGTCGATTTTATCAAGAAGTTTCTGGAGATTGCTGGTCTGCTGGCCCTGCTGATTGGAGGCGTCGGCATCATCAACACGATGCAGGTGCTGCTCTCTCGTCGCAGGATTGAGATAGCCATGCTGAAGACGACCGGCTATCGCCGCTTCGACCTCTACCTGCTCTTCGGTATGGAAGCGGCTTTCTTAGGATTGATCGGCGGCGTGATCGGCGCGGGAGTAGCGATTGGCTTGAGCGCGCTCATTCGTATCCTGGTAGAAAACCTCTTCCCGGTTCTGATTCCATTTGTCTTAGACCCTGTGATTATCGGCGGCGGCGTCTTGATCGGCCTGGTTACGGCATTGATCTTTGGTTTGATGCCCATTGTGCAGGCTGCTAACATCCGTCCCTTGAATGTGATCCGCGAACTGCCGGAGGGCAATCGTGCCGGTAATATTGCCCTGACTGCTGGCCTGCTCCTGATTCTCTCGGTGTTATTCTGCCTGCTGGCCATTTTCATTCTGAATGATGTCGGGTTGGGTATCGGCGCGGTCTATGGCACCTTCATCTTCCTGGCCATCTTGAGCCTGTTCTTTGGCCTGGTGGTCTTCCTGATCAGCGTGCTGCCGGTGCCGGAGCACTTCTCGCCGCCATACCTGGCGCTGGTGATCGCGGGACTGGTCATTTCGGCCCTGATCTTCATCCCGTTGCCCGCGTTTGGCGGGTTGTTGTTCGTCGTCTCGTTGATGGGTATTGTCATTGTGCTGCTGCCGCGCTCGTGGAAATCCAGCACGAAACTGGCCCTGCGCAACATCGGACGCCAGCGCGCGCGCACGACCACGACCATGCTTGCCCTCTTCGTCGGCGTCTTTACCATCGGCCTGATTCTGGTGCTGGGGCAGGACCTGCGCGACAAGATCAATAGTGCCCTGGCTAACAACCTCACTTATAACGTGATTACCCTCGCGAGTGGGAGCGAGGCGAATGGGCTGCAATCGCAACTGAATACGATACCTGGCCTTGATCGTTCTCATTACGCCCAAAGAACGTTTGCCCAGGTTGTCCCTGTGGCTATTGATGGAACGCCCCTGTCCAGCCTGGTGTCGAGCGGCAATAGTTCAACCGGTCCTGGCAATTTGGGACGCGAAGGCACCTATGGACTCCTGGGTTCCATGGAGGGCTTTGATGTAGCCAATAACCAGCTGCCAACCGGTATCACGATCAAGGATGGCAGTAATCTCAATCCCAGCAACGCGGGTCAAAATAGCGTCTTGTTGAATTACCTGTTCGAGCAGCTCGCGCCTCTTAAAGGCCATGTCCATGTAGGAAGCACGGTTACGTTTGCCAGTATAGATGGCAAGAGCGTACAAACTGCCACGGTGGTTGGCTTTTACCAAAGTAGTGGATTTAACATACAATTCGGGGCGGTGTTTGCCACAAAGAATACAGTCGTTTCTCTCTCTCCCGCCGGTAATGTGACGAACATCTTCTATATGAAGATTGATCCGAACCAGGTTGGCAAGGCTTTGAACGATATTGGCAGGATCGCGCCCAACGCTTCGGTCATTAACCTGGCGAACATCGGTGATTTTGTCAACCAGATTCTCAATGATTTCCTGATCATCCTGGTAACGATTGCCTCGCTTTCTCTGCTGGCCGGAGTGATCATCATCGCCAACGCGGTAGCCCTGGCGATGCTGGAACGGCGGCGCGAACTGGGCATTCTCAAGTCTGTTGGTTATACCAGCAGAAGCGTGTTGAGCGAGGTGCTGATCGAGAACGGGGTCATAGGTGGCACAGGCGCATTGCTGGCAATGTTGCTGGTGACGCTGGCAACCAGCTTGCTGGGCACCTTTTTCTTCAAGACGGCTTTCGGAGTGAGCGCGTTTATTGCGCTCGGCCTGATTATCGGCATTGCGCTGCTGGCGATGGCGGTCGCGGCGCTGGTCGCGTGGGGAGCTGTACGGGTGAGGCCGTTGGAAGTGCTGAGATACGAGTGA
- a CDS encoding long-chain-fatty-acid--CoA ligase: protein METPLTPLDFLRRARRLYPDREAVVDGDLRLTYAEFGKRCDRWSAALQQLGVGKGDRVAYIAPNTHAQLESFYAVPQIGAVLVPINYRLIASDFAYIIQHSGAKVVCVHSDYLDVVEGIRHELPEVRHFVALEGLTDSLREAGWLDYETTLANAPETFTRPEIAEDDLLTINYTSGTTSRPKGVMITHRNAYMNVVGTLIHISMSPADRYLWTLPMFHANGWTFVWTVTAVGGTHICLRKVEPVAIFTLIRDERVTLLCAAPTVLISIASAPENVRGILLSADTGSERRKVRVLTAGAPPAAATIERVEGELGWEITQVYGLTETAPFITICEPRPEHAALSPQERAIIKARQGVELVTSGELLVVDEQGNEVPHDGATIGEIVARGNVVMKGYYNDPEATARAFEGGWFHTGDAAVVHPDGYAEIRDRMKDVIISGGENISSIEVEGVLLRHPAVQEAAVVGLPDERWGEAPHAFVVLKPGQSATEEELRTFVRDNMAHFKVPKTVTFIPELPKTATGKIQKYVLRGGRAAIAAQ, encoded by the coding sequence ATGGAAACACCTTTAACCCCGCTCGATTTTCTGCGCCGCGCCCGGCGGTTGTATCCTGATCGTGAAGCTGTTGTCGATGGAGACTTGCGTTTGACGTATGCGGAGTTTGGCAAACGCTGTGATCGCTGGTCTGCCGCGCTCCAGCAACTGGGCGTCGGTAAGGGCGATCGCGTTGCCTATATTGCTCCCAATACACATGCCCAGCTTGAATCGTTTTACGCGGTACCTCAGATAGGGGCTGTGCTCGTACCGATCAACTACCGTCTCATCGCCAGTGATTTTGCCTATATCATCCAGCATAGTGGAGCGAAGGTTGTTTGCGTTCACAGCGACTACCTGGATGTCGTTGAGGGTATTCGTCATGAACTACCGGAGGTCAGGCATTTCGTTGCGCTTGAAGGCCTGACGGATTCCTTACGCGAAGCAGGCTGGCTGGACTATGAGACTACGCTGGCGAACGCGCCGGAGACGTTCACCCGTCCCGAGATTGCCGAAGATGATTTGCTGACCATCAACTATACAAGCGGCACAACCTCGCGGCCCAAGGGCGTTATGATTACCCATCGCAATGCCTATATGAACGTTGTTGGAACCCTGATCCATATCTCGATGTCACCGGCAGACCGCTACCTGTGGACGCTGCCCATGTTCCATGCCAATGGTTGGACCTTCGTCTGGACTGTCACTGCCGTTGGTGGCACGCATATCTGCCTGCGCAAGGTGGAACCGGTTGCGATCTTCACGCTGATACGCGATGAGAGGGTAACGCTGCTCTGCGCCGCGCCGACGGTACTTATCAGCATCGCCAGCGCACCTGAAAATGTGCGCGGTATCTTGCTTTCCGCGGATACCGGTTCGGAGCGCAGGAAAGTGCGCGTGCTGACCGCAGGGGCGCCACCTGCCGCCGCGACCATCGAGCGCGTCGAAGGCGAACTGGGCTGGGAGATCACACAGGTCTATGGCCTGACCGAGACGGCTCCTTTCATTACGATCTGCGAGCCGCGCCCGGAGCATGCCGCGCTCTCCCCACAGGAGCGGGCGATCATCAAAGCGCGCCAGGGAGTGGAACTGGTGACTTCTGGCGAACTGCTGGTCGTTGATGAACAGGGCAACGAGGTTCCCCACGATGGGGCGACGATTGGCGAGATTGTGGCGCGCGGCAACGTCGTTATGAAAGGCTACTACAATGATCCCGAGGCTACGGCACGTGCTTTCGAGGGTGGCTGGTTTCATACGGGCGACGCCGCGGTTGTCCATCCCGATGGCTATGCCGAGATTCGCGACCGCATGAAGGATGTGATCATCAGCGGGGGTGAAAACATTTCCTCAATCGAGGTTGAGGGCGTGCTCCTGCGTCACCCCGCTGTGCAGGAGGCGGCGGTGGTTGGTCTGCCCGATGAACGCTGGGGCGAGGCGCCGCACGCATTCGTTGTCCTCAAGCCTGGACAGAGTGCGACGGAGGAGGAGCTACGCACCTTCGTTCGCGACAACATGGCGCACTTCAAAGTGCCGAAGACGGTTACGTTTATCCCTGAATTGCCCAAGACTGCTACCGGCAAGATTCAGAAATATGTGCTTCGCGGCGGCAGGGCTGCGATTGCCGCGCAGTAA
- a CDS encoding serine/threonine-protein kinase: protein MAYCCTRQHINDPHSIWCEQCESLVAGALIDDFKVVSYIGSGSFSKVYLAEQQSLNMRKVVIKLLHQPWDQVQLEFFQREAALLASLAHPYILPIYAFGVISQRNKSPYGLSYSQTPGSLPYLVLPYVAQGSIAEIFEREGKQPWSLARVVSLTRHAAEALDYAHGRGVLHRDVKPANLLQMGSHVLLADFSVASMIDANVSHVSAPWAGSPAYMAPEVWGQAPGRYSDQYALAVTCFYLLTAEYPWQSRSENNMRTWIHLHRTIAPRSLHELRPDLPQAVSLVLQRALAKDPHQRFPTLQTFAAALDAASQTAIPALRPSGGLGTLQPQGAINLAPTSVQGTPWSQSARDLKGPPQAPLLALTSPQSAEVVQHPAITAKSALPISSSLPVESHINEKVWEAMLFNLLLCMVLAAVTAWQFGEVRVVGNVLLALWPSLPVGLWVARMFRSMRSDTICWSLCRGALFGVADIVLSALVCYAWTALALTMPHWGHDWLQAGDGLRIFIEQVKALLPEFLKLFVLGAWIAVTGGVLIGIFSFQGWRGQSHRFRSQQGSPLPGK from the coding sequence ATGGCTTATTGCTGTACGCGACAACATATCAATGATCCTCATAGCATATGGTGCGAGCAGTGTGAAAGTCTCGTGGCAGGTGCGCTGATCGATGATTTCAAGGTGGTCTCCTATATCGGAAGTGGGAGTTTCAGCAAGGTATACCTGGCGGAACAGCAATCCTTGAATATGCGCAAAGTGGTCATCAAGCTACTTCACCAACCCTGGGACCAGGTGCAACTCGAGTTTTTCCAGCGCGAAGCGGCGTTGCTCGCTTCCCTGGCTCATCCCTATATTCTGCCCATTTATGCATTTGGCGTTATCTCGCAGCGAAATAAGAGTCCTTATGGACTATCATACTCTCAGACTCCCGGTTCACTCCCTTATCTCGTCTTGCCCTATGTGGCGCAAGGGTCGATAGCCGAGATATTTGAGCGTGAGGGCAAACAACCGTGGTCGCTGGCCCGTGTGGTCTCTTTAACGCGGCATGCGGCAGAGGCGCTGGATTATGCGCATGGCAGGGGGGTGCTGCACCGCGATGTCAAACCCGCCAATTTGCTGCAAATGGGTTCGCACGTGTTGCTCGCCGATTTCAGTGTGGCTTCTATGATTGATGCCAACGTGTCGCACGTGAGCGCGCCCTGGGCCGGTTCGCCCGCGTACATGGCTCCAGAAGTATGGGGCCAGGCTCCAGGACGTTATTCTGACCAGTATGCCCTGGCGGTGACCTGTTTTTATCTGCTCACCGCTGAGTATCCCTGGCAATCCAGGAGCGAAAACAATATGCGCACGTGGATTCATCTCCATCGCACCATTGCGCCACGCTCCCTGCACGAACTACGACCGGACCTGCCTCAGGCTGTGAGCCTCGTCTTACAGCGCGCGCTGGCAAAAGACCCGCACCAGCGCTTTCCGACACTGCAGACCTTTGCTGCTGCTTTAGATGCTGCCTCGCAAACAGCAATACCGGCTCTCCGTCCTTCAGGAGGATTGGGAACACTCCAGCCCCAGGGCGCGATAAATCTGGCTCCTACATCTGTGCAGGGAACACCCTGGTCTCAGAGCGCGAGGGACTTGAAAGGCCCTCCGCAAGCTCCACTCCTGGCCCTTACATCTCCCCAAAGTGCAGAGGTTGTTCAGCATCCTGCCATAACTGCTAAGAGCGCGCTGCCCATCTCATCTTCTTTGCCGGTCGAGTCCCATATAAATGAAAAGGTGTGGGAGGCGATGCTCTTCAACCTGCTGCTGTGTATGGTGTTGGCAGCTGTGACCGCCTGGCAATTTGGAGAGGTGCGTGTCGTGGGCAATGTTTTGCTCGCGTTATGGCCTTCGTTGCCGGTCGGCCTGTGGGTTGCGCGCATGTTCCGCTCAATGCGTTCGGACACCATATGCTGGAGCCTATGCCGGGGAGCGCTTTTCGGCGTGGCCGATATTGTGCTTTCCGCGCTGGTCTGCTATGCCTGGACCGCGCTGGCATTGACAATGCCACATTGGGGCCATGATTGGCTACAGGCGGGTGATGGTTTGCGCATCTTCATTGAGCAGGTCAAAGCATTGCTACCCGAATTTCTGAAATTATTCGTCCTCGGCGCGTGGATCGCGGTAACAGGTGGGGTTTTGATAGGAATCTTCTCGTTCCAGGGCTGGCGCGGGCAATCACATAGGTTCCGTTCGCAGCAGGGTTCACCTCTACCGGGGAAATAG
- a CDS encoding alkaline phosphatase family protein: MLNSASVNAVQNAKFSSRFVRPLYDSYCFANLPQTIEFLLSGKGQNGFPVDVFGSLPTHYNKVILFFIDAFGWRFFEKYAEHYEFLKTVLKYGIASQLTSQFPSTTAAHVTCIHTGLNVGQSGVYEWNYYEPLVDEVITPLLFSYAGDRERDSLKRSGIPSEAFFPRQTFYRRLQRYGIHSYIFQNQAYTPSTYSDIVYRGATVVPYRTIIEALTQLGELIVSEKTSPSYYFLYFDKIDAICHLYGPHSRQFEVVMDRFLTAMDVIFYKAAHGNSPDTLLIMTADHGQIEVDPKRTFYLNRYAPGIEHYLRTNMRGNFLVPAGSARDMFLHVREDVLDEAIAFLQKRLEGRAEIYPTRALVEQQFFGSQQLSKEFLQRVGNLVILPYEHETVWWHEERRFDMHFLGHHGGLTPEEMEIPLLLLPL, from the coding sequence ATGCTCAACTCGGCTTCTGTGAACGCGGTACAGAACGCGAAATTCTCCTCGAGATTCGTGAGGCCTCTCTATGATTCCTACTGCTTCGCCAACCTGCCACAAACGATTGAGTTCCTCTTAAGCGGCAAAGGACAAAATGGCTTCCCGGTAGATGTGTTTGGCAGCTTGCCCACCCACTATAACAAGGTAATCCTGTTCTTTATCGATGCCTTTGGCTGGCGGTTCTTTGAGAAATACGCGGAGCATTACGAGTTCCTCAAAACCGTCCTGAAATATGGCATCGCTTCACAGCTGACCTCGCAATTCCCCTCGACCACAGCTGCCCATGTCACCTGCATTCATACCGGGTTGAACGTTGGCCAGAGCGGTGTCTACGAATGGAATTATTATGAGCCACTTGTCGATGAAGTGATTACGCCTTTGCTTTTCTCTTACGCAGGAGATAGAGAACGCGACTCTTTGAAACGATCCGGCATCCCATCAGAGGCTTTCTTTCCCCGGCAGACCTTTTATCGCCGCTTGCAAAGGTATGGCATCCATTCTTACATTTTCCAGAACCAGGCCTACACACCGTCCACCTACTCCGATATTGTCTATCGAGGAGCTACGGTTGTACCTTATAGAACGATCATAGAGGCGCTTACGCAACTGGGAGAACTTATCGTTTCCGAAAAAACGTCTCCCAGCTACTATTTTTTGTACTTCGACAAGATCGATGCGATCTGTCACCTCTATGGCCCGCATTCCCGGCAGTTCGAGGTGGTCATGGATAGATTCTTGACCGCCATGGATGTGATTTTTTACAAGGCGGCACACGGCAATAGCCCGGATACACTGCTTATTATGACCGCCGATCACGGGCAAATCGAGGTCGATCCCAAGAGGACGTTTTATCTCAATCGCTACGCGCCCGGCATCGAGCATTACCTGCGTACAAATATGCGCGGAAATTTCCTGGTTCCTGCAGGTTCGGCGCGCGATATGTTTTTGCACGTGCGGGAGGATGTGTTGGATGAGGCGATTGCTTTCCTGCAAAAGCGGCTTGAAGGAAGAGCGGAAATATATCCCACCCGGGCGCTGGTAGAGCAGCAGTTCTTTGGCTCTCAGCAGCTTTCGAAGGAATTTTTGCAGCGAGTGGGCAACCTGGTCATTCTCCCCTATGAGCACGAAACGGTGTGGTGGCACGAAGAGCGAAGATTCGACATGCATTTCCTGGGTCACCATGGTGGCCTGACGCCGGAGGAAATGGAGATACCGTTGCTGCTATTGCCGCTTTGA
- a CDS encoding serine/threonine-protein kinase, whose product MNAQTQIYTIPGSLRQPNAMLDSLQGILQQALRSSTTLSLRAAAVVRGRGVYLIDNNAERAQYIASLLVSAGYRSIIVASTLDAFTHFLQGTFVPMAVIALQEETNQRFFLNRLSKQILDKYEWEILFVRLLLPPSDQFLPRTTAPLAPLQSSGALPSSTTRPLPPLQSPQTSGKSDKSALYTQTTAPLPRLPAVPASSIEEKNPSRQVQEKVLSKQENKEKLSLEGENLGRYQIYESRGGGPLCAVYRAYDRMRELDVALKVIPTSTITYQINEGSTELPNFFQPELDLLADLKHPHILPIIHIGKSYVSGQPFFYKTTRYCPEGALDSWLLQHDSKMYAPREVLGILFQLADALRVIHEHQKLYRNFKLSNILVLNQAESMPGLNVALVDFAFEHDGVCYARTPANYRYMAPEQFDGQSSPASEQYGLAAIIYELLTKRPPFQGNSEQIMKRMHANMQTQPPSILNPAISPALNKVMLRALAKRPEERYASVVEFAQAFQRYCG is encoded by the coding sequence ATGAACGCCCAGACCCAAATATATACTATTCCAGGCTCGTTACGTCAACCGAACGCTATGCTCGACTCCTTGCAGGGAATATTGCAGCAGGCTCTCAGGTCATCGACCACGCTATCCCTAAGGGCAGCCGCTGTAGTACGTGGCCGTGGAGTCTATCTCATAGACAACAACGCGGAACGAGCCCAATATATAGCATCACTACTGGTATCGGCAGGCTATCGTTCTATAATAGTAGCCAGTACCCTGGATGCCTTCACTCACTTTCTCCAGGGTACATTTGTTCCAATGGCGGTTATTGCCCTGCAAGAAGAGACGAATCAGCGCTTTTTCCTCAATCGCCTTTCAAAGCAAATTCTTGACAAGTACGAATGGGAAATACTCTTTGTGCGCCTGCTCTTGCCGCCATCCGATCAATTTTTGCCGCGCACTACTGCGCCATTGGCCCCCTTGCAATCTTCAGGCGCTTTACCGTCTTCAACAACAAGACCCTTACCACCTTTACAATCACCGCAAACAAGCGGCAAGTCTGATAAATCGGCACTCTACACACAAACGACGGCGCCTTTACCTCGTTTGCCCGCAGTTCCGGCCAGTTCAATAGAAGAAAAAAATCCATCCCGGCAGGTACAGGAAAAAGTCCTCTCAAAGCAGGAAAATAAGGAGAAGCTCTCGCTGGAGGGGGAAAATCTGGGTCGCTACCAGATATATGAGTCGCGTGGTGGTGGCCCACTGTGTGCGGTTTATCGCGCATATGACCGCATGCGAGAACTGGATGTTGCATTGAAAGTCATTCCAACCAGTACCATTACCTATCAAATCAACGAGGGATCAACCGAACTGCCCAACTTCTTCCAACCCGAATTAGACCTGCTGGCTGACCTGAAGCATCCCCATATTTTGCCTATCATCCATATTGGGAAATCCTACGTAAGCGGCCAACCATTTTTCTACAAAACCACACGCTACTGTCCCGAAGGCGCGCTCGACTCGTGGCTGCTCCAGCACGACTCTAAAATGTACGCGCCGCGCGAGGTTCTCGGTATTTTGTTCCAACTGGCCGACGCGCTTCGTGTTATCCATGAACATCAAAAGCTGTACCGCAACTTCAAGCTATCGAATATTCTGGTATTGAACCAGGCAGAAAGTATGCCCGGCCTCAACGTCGCGCTGGTTGATTTTGCCTTTGAACACGATGGGGTCTGCTATGCCAGGACCCCGGCGAACTACCGTTACATGGCCCCTGAGCAATTTGATGGCCAGTCTTCACCTGCCTCAGAGCAATATGGCCTGGCCGCTATCATTTATGAACTACTCACAAAACGCCCCCCATTTCAGGGCAATTCCGAGCAAATCATGAAGCGGATGCACGCGAATATGCAGACCCAGCCCCCCTCTATCCTCAACCCGGCCATTTCTCCCGCTCTCAACAAGGTGATGCTGCGTGCCCTGGCAAAAAGGCCGGAGGAACGTTATGCGTCCGTCGTTGAATTTGCCCAGGCTTTCCAGCGCTATTGTGGTTGA